One stretch of Castor canadensis chromosome 12, mCasCan1.hap1v2, whole genome shotgun sequence DNA includes these proteins:
- the Mthfd2 gene encoding bifunctional methylenetetrahydrofolate dehydrogenase/cyclohydrolase, mitochondrial, whose protein sequence is MAGTFFLSALASRLLRPTHSCHLRHRCFHLAAVRNEAVVISGRKLAQQIKQEVRQEVEEWVASGNKRPHLSVILVGENPASHSYVLNKTRAAADVGINSETIVKPASISEEELLNLINKLNNDENVDGLLVQLPLPEHIDERRICNAVSPDKDVDGFHVINVGRMCLDQYSMLPATPWGVWEIIKRTGIPTLGKNVVVAGRSKNVGMPIAMLLHTDGAHERPGGDATVTISHRYTPKEQLKKHTILADIVVSAAGIPNLITEDMIKEGAAVIDVGINRVQDPVTGKPKLVGDVDFEGVKKKASYITPVPGGVGPMTVAMLMKNTIIAAKKVLRPEELEVLKSKERGVATN, encoded by the exons AAATGAAGCTGTTGTCATTTCTGGAAGGAAACTGGCCCAGCAGATCAAGCAGGAAGTGCGACAGGAGGTGGAAGAGTGGGTGGCCTCTGGCAACAAGCGGCCACACTTGAGCGTGATTCTGGTTGGTGAGAATCCTGCAAGTCACTCCTATGTCCTCAACAAGACCAGGGCAGCTGCAGATGTGG GAATTAACAGTGAGACTATTGTGAAACCAGCTTCAATCTCAGAGGAAGAGCTGCTGAATCTAATCAACAAActaaataatgatgaaaatgtgGATGGCCTCCTTGTTCAGCTGCCACTCCCAG agCACATTGATGAGAGAAGGATCTGTAATGCTGTTTCTCCAGACAAGGATGTTGATGGTTTTCATGTAATTAACGTAGGACGAATGTGTTTGGACCAATATTCCATGTTACCAGCTACCCCATGGGGTGTGTGGGAAATAATTAAGCGAACTG gCATTCCAACCCTAGGGAAGAATGTGGTTGTGGCTGGAAGGTCAAAAAATGTTGGAATGCCCATTGCAATGTTACTACACACAGATGGGGCACATGAACGACCTGGAG GTGATGCAACTGTTACAATATCTCATCGATACACTCCCaaagaacagttgaagaaacatacaATTCTTGCCGATATTGTAGTATCTGCTGCAG GTATTCCAAATCTGATCACAGAAGATATGATCAAGGAAGGAGCAGCAGTCATTGATGTGGGAATAAACAGAGTTCAAGATCCTGTAACTGGGAAACCCAAGTTGGTTGGAGATGTGGATTTTGAGG GAGTCAAGAAGAAAGCCAGTTACATCACTCCAGTCCCTGGGGGTGTTGGTCCCATGACAGTGGCAATGCTAATGAAGAATACCATTATTGCTGCAAAAAAAGTGCTAAGGCCTGAAGAGCTGGAAGTGCTGAAGTCTAAAGAGCGTGGAGTAGCCACCAATTAA